In Sorghum bicolor cultivar BTx623 chromosome 8, Sorghum_bicolor_NCBIv3, whole genome shotgun sequence, one genomic interval encodes:
- the LOC8084763 gene encoding acyl transferase 5 → MATTIITVTRKSQSFVVPSSSSAPVPTTAETLELSAIDRVPGLRHTVRSLHVFRRKADDDAAAAAAAASRRPAEVIRAALSRALVDYRPFAGRFVGSLYAGEACVECTDEGAWFVEAVADCSLDDVNGLDDYPLMVSEEELLPAPEEGVDPTSIPMMMQVTEFSCGGFVVGLVAVHTLADGLGAAQFINAISEFARGLDKLTIAPVWARSLIPNPPKLPPAPPPSFESFGFKHFVMDVTFDNIAHVKTEYFQANGQYCSTFDVAIAKVWQARTRAIKYNPDVKVHVCFFANTRHLLTRELPNDGGFYGNCFYPVTVTATAEGVASGGLHDVIRMIRDGKARLPLEFAKWSMGDVKVDPYQLTFKHNVLFVSDWTRLGFFEVDYGWGVPNHIIPFTYADYMAVAVLGAPPTTVKNKGTRIMTQCVEEKHLMEFKDEMKAFF, encoded by the exons ATGGCGACGACCATCATCACGGTGACAAGGAAATCCCAGTCGTTCGTcgtgccgtcgtcgtcgtccgcgcCGGTGCCGACGACGGCCGAAACGCTGGAGCTGTCGGCCATCGACCGCGTGCCGGGGCTGCGCCACACGGTGCGGTCCCTGCACGTGTTCCGCCGCAAGGCGGacgacgacgccgccgccgccgccgctgctgccagCAGGAGGCCTGCGGAGGTGATCCGGGCAGCGCTGTCCCGCGCTCTGGTGGACTACCGTCCGTTCGCCGGCCGCTTCGTCGGCTCGCTGTACGCCGGGGAGGCGTGCGTCGAGTGCACCGACGAGGGCGCCTGGTTCGTGGAGGCCGTCGCTGACTGCAGCCTCGATGACGTGAACGGCCTCGACGACTACCCGCTCATGGTCTCCGAGGAAGAGCTGCTGCCGGCCCCAGAGGAAGGTGTTGACCCTACCAGTATTCCCATGATGATGCAG GTCACGGAATTTTCTTGTGGAGGATTTGTGGTGGGGCTGGTCGCAGTCCACACCCTTGCAGATGGGCTCGGTGCAGCTCAATTCATCAATGCAATTTCCGAGTTTGCCCGTGGACTAGATAAACTTACAATAGCACCTGTGTGGGCTCGGTCGTTAATACCAAACCCACCTAAGCTGCCTCCTGCGCCGCCACCATCCTTTGAGTCCTTTGGGTTCAAACATTTTGTCATGGATGTTACTTTTGACAATATTGCACATGTCAAGACTGAGTACTTTCAAGCCAATGGACAATACTGCTCTACATTCGATGTTGCCATTGCCAAGGTTTGGCAAGCTAGGACCAGGGCAATCAAGTACAATCCAGATGTCAAGGTCCATGTTTGCTTCTTTGCCAACACTCGCCACCTCCTCACACGGGAGCTTCCAAACGATGGGGGCTTCTATGGAAATTGCTTCTATCCGGTGACTGTAACAGCAACTGCTGAGGGTGTTGCTAGTGGAGGATTGCATGATGTGATTAGGATGATACGGGATGGGAAGGCTAGGCTGCCTTTGGAGTTTGCCAAATGGTCCATGGGTGATGTGAAGGTAGACCCATATCAACTGACATTCAAGCACAATGTTCTGTTTGTGTCTGATTGGACGAGGCTTGGATTCTTTGAGGTTGACTATGGGTGGGGTGTACCAAACCATATCATACCTTTCACTTATGCAGACTACATGGCTGTAGCAGTTCTTGGGGCTCCACCTACTACAGTGAAGAACAAGGGGACTCGAATAATGACACAGTGCGTGGAGGAGAAGCATCTCATGGAATTCAAGGATGAGATGAAGGCCTTCTTTTAG